One window from the genome of Enterobacter asburiae encodes:
- a CDS encoding YibL family ribosome-associated protein, with translation MKEVEKNEIKRLSDRLDLIRHQMAGLSLVDSAEKYAELEKEAATLETEIERLREVKGQKLSKEAQKLMNMPHRRAITKKEQADMGKLKKSVRGLVVVHPMTELGREMGLKEMTGFCKTAF, from the coding sequence ATGAAAGAAGTCGAAAAGAACGAAATTAAACGCCTGAGCGACCGCCTGGATCTGATCCGCCACCAGATGGCTGGCCTGTCACTGGTTGATTCCGCCGAGAAGTACGCCGAGCTGGAAAAAGAAGCCGCCACGCTGGAAACAGAAATCGAGCGCCTGCGCGAAGTGAAAGGCCAGAAGCTGAGCAAAGAAGCGCAGAAGCTGATGAACATGCCTCACCGTCGCGCGATCACCAAAAAAGAGCAGGCCGACATGGGCAAGCTGAAGAAAAGCGTCCGTGGTCTGGTGGTAGTACACCCGATGACCGAACTTGGCCGCGAAATGGGCCTGAAAGAGATGACGGGTTTTTGTAAGACGGCGTTCTGA
- the lldP gene encoding L-lactate permease, with amino-acid sequence MSLWQQNYDPAGNIWLSSLIASLPILFFFFALIKLKLKGYLAATYTVAIALMVALFFYKMPVDRALASVVYGFFYGLWPIAWIIIAAVFVYKISVKTGQFDIIRSSILSITPDQRLQMLIVGFSFGAFLEGAAGFGAPVAITAALLVGLGFNPLYAAGLCLIVNTAPVAFGAMGIPILVAGQVTGLDSFEIGQMVGRQLPFLTIIVLFWIMAIMDGWRGVKETWPAVMVAGGSFAIAQYLSSNFLGPELPDIISSLVSLVCLTLFLKRWQPVRIFRFADMGASQVDQTLARTGYTAGQVIRAWSPFLFLTATVTLWSIPPFKALFAPGGALYDMVINISVPFLDKMVARMPPVVHAATPYAAVYKFDWFSATGTAILFAALLSVVWLRMKPAAAVQTFAATIKELMLPIYSIGMVLAFAFISNYSGLSSTLALALAHTSHAFTFFSPFLGWLGVFLTGSDTSSNALFAALQATAAQQIGVSDVLLVAANTTGGVTGKMISPQSIAIACAAVGLVGKESDLFRFTVKHSLIFTCMVGVITTLQAYVLTWMIP; translated from the coding sequence ATGAGCCTCTGGCAACAAAACTACGACCCGGCCGGTAATATCTGGCTGTCGAGCCTGATCGCATCGCTTCCGATCCTGTTCTTCTTCTTTGCGCTGATTAAGCTCAAGCTGAAGGGCTACCTCGCCGCGACGTATACCGTTGCTATCGCCCTGATGGTGGCGCTGTTCTTCTATAAAATGCCGGTCGATCGCGCGCTGGCCTCCGTCGTCTACGGTTTCTTCTACGGCCTGTGGCCGATTGCGTGGATCATCATCGCGGCGGTCTTTGTCTATAAAATCTCGGTAAAAACCGGGCAGTTCGACATTATCCGCTCGTCGATTCTCTCCATCACGCCGGACCAGCGCCTGCAGATGCTGATTGTCGGCTTCTCCTTCGGGGCGTTTCTGGAAGGTGCGGCAGGCTTTGGCGCACCGGTGGCGATCACCGCCGCGCTGCTGGTCGGTCTGGGCTTTAACCCGCTGTATGCCGCGGGACTGTGCCTGATTGTGAACACCGCGCCGGTGGCGTTTGGCGCGATGGGTATTCCGATTCTGGTAGCCGGACAGGTTACCGGGCTGGACAGCTTTGAGATCGGCCAGATGGTTGGCCGCCAGCTGCCCTTCCTGACCATTATCGTCCTGTTCTGGATCATGGCGATTATGGACGGCTGGCGCGGCGTGAAGGAGACCTGGCCTGCGGTGATGGTGGCGGGCGGTTCGTTCGCTATCGCCCAGTACCTCAGCTCGAATTTCCTTGGCCCGGAGCTGCCGGATATCATCTCTTCCCTGGTGTCCCTGGTCTGTCTGACGCTGTTCCTGAAGCGCTGGCAGCCGGTACGTATTTTCCGCTTCGCCGACATGGGCGCCTCGCAGGTTGATCAAACCCTGGCCCGCACAGGCTATACGGCAGGACAGGTGATCCGCGCCTGGTCGCCGTTCCTGTTCCTGACCGCAACGGTCACCCTGTGGAGCATCCCGCCGTTTAAAGCCCTGTTCGCGCCGGGCGGGGCGCTGTACGACATGGTGATTAATATTTCCGTGCCGTTCCTCGACAAGATGGTCGCCCGTATGCCGCCGGTGGTGCACGCCGCCACGCCGTATGCCGCGGTCTATAAATTCGACTGGTTCTCCGCCACCGGTACCGCCATCCTGTTTGCCGCACTCCTTTCCGTGGTGTGGCTGCGCATGAAGCCTGCGGCCGCGGTGCAGACCTTTGCGGCGACCATTAAAGAGCTGATGCTGCCGATTTACTCCATCGGCATGGTGCTGGCGTTCGCGTTTATCTCGAACTACTCCGGCCTCTCATCAACGCTGGCACTGGCGCTGGCCCATACCAGCCACGCCTTCACCTTCTTCTCGCCGTTCCTCGGCTGGCTGGGGGTGTTCCTGACCGGTTCCGATACCTCGTCTAACGCCCTGTTTGCCGCGCTGCAGGCAACGGCAGCCCAGCAGATTGGCGTATCGGACGTCCTGCTGGTGGCCGCGAATACCACCGGCGGCGTGACCGGGAAAATGATCTCTCCACAATCCATCGCCATTGCCTGTGCGGCGGTGGGACTGGTCGGTAAAGAGTCGGATCTGTTCCGCTTTACCGTGAAACACAGCCTGATATTCACCTGCATGGTGGGGGTGATCACCACCCTGCAGGCCTATGTCTTAACCTGGATGATCCCATGA
- the lldR gene encoding transcriptional regulator LldR — protein MIVMPRRLSDEIASRVRALIEEQQLEAGMKLPAERQLAAQLGVSRNSLREALATLVSEGVLLSRRGGGTFVRWQHDGWSEQNIVQPLKTLMENDPDYSFDILEARHAIETSTAWHAAMRATDADKEKLIACFEATQSSDPDIASQADVRFHLAIAEASHNVVLLQTMRGFFDLLQSSVKQSRQRMYLVPPVFAQLTEQHEAVLNAILAGDAEAARKAMMAHLGFVHTTIKRFDEDQARQARITRLPGDSDISRENKA, from the coding sequence ATGATAGTGATGCCCAGACGCCTGTCCGACGAGATTGCCTCTCGCGTGCGGGCGCTGATTGAAGAACAACAGCTGGAAGCGGGCATGAAGCTGCCCGCCGAACGCCAGCTCGCCGCCCAGCTTGGCGTGTCGCGCAATTCACTGCGCGAGGCGCTGGCGACGCTGGTCAGCGAAGGGGTGCTGCTGAGCCGTCGCGGCGGCGGCACCTTTGTGCGCTGGCAGCATGACGGCTGGTCCGAGCAAAACATCGTTCAGCCGCTAAAGACGCTGATGGAGAACGACCCGGACTACAGCTTCGACATCCTTGAAGCGCGTCACGCCATCGAAACCAGTACCGCCTGGCACGCGGCCATGCGGGCAACCGACGCCGACAAAGAGAAACTCATCGCCTGCTTTGAGGCCACGCAAAGCAGCGACCCGGATATCGCCTCCCAGGCGGACGTCCGTTTTCACCTGGCGATTGCCGAGGCGTCGCACAACGTGGTGCTGCTCCAGACCATGCGCGGGTTCTTCGACCTGCTGCAATCCTCCGTTAAACAGAGCCGCCAGCGCATGTATCTGGTTCCGCCGGTGTTTGCCCAGCTGACCGAACAGCACGAGGCGGTGCTCAACGCCATTCTGGCCGGTGATGCCGAGGCCGCTCGTAAAGCGATGATGGCGCATCTCGGCTTCGTGCACACCACCATTAAACGATTCGATGAAGACCAGGCCCGACAGGCGCGTATTACCCGTCTGCCTGGCGACAGTGATATTTCCAGGGAGAACAAAGCATGA